The genomic DNA ACAATATTTTAGACAGTAAGTAAATTTTTTTTTAATTATAAAAATTTTAATAGTAAATAAGCAGACACATTAATATTGACAAAGTAAAATTTATATTGTAAAATCTTAGATATAAAAAAGCTCAAGGAGGAGAATATGGCAAGTAAAACAGTAACTATTACTAATCCTACAGGATTACATACAAGACCAGGTGGAATTTTTGTATCTAAAGCAAAAGAATTTGAAAGTGATGTTTTTGTTGAACACGACGGAAAAAAGGTGAACGGAAAATCTCTGTTAAAGTTATTATCAATCGGAATCAAAAACGGTTCAGAAGTAACAGTAACAGCTGAAGGTTCTGACGCTGATCAGGCGGTAGAA from Sebaldella termitidis ATCC 33386 includes the following:
- a CDS encoding HPr family phosphocarrier protein; its protein translation is MASKTVTITNPTGLHTRPGGIFVSKAKEFESDVFVEHDGKKVNGKSLLKLLSIGIKNGSEVTVTAEGSDADQAVETLGELLATIRD